The Poriferisphaera corsica DNA segment TCGTTTTGAAGAGCATGATGCGATCGCCGTTACGAAAGATGTCGTAATCGATAAGCCGATATGGTATTGGTTTGCGATTGCCGGATTGGCATTCCTGATTATTGAATGGTGGTTTTATCAACGAAAGCCAGGTGGCTGGTCACGTCAGCTTGGGTAATTAGGACATATTGTCCATCGAAATAGTACATAAATAAACGATCGCATTCGTGCGATCGTTTTTGTGCTAATTTGAATACCATTAATAAATAATGGAGGGGATGCTGTCATCTTTAAGAAGATCGTTGAGTGTGCGTTTTTCCTGAGTAAGAATGAGGCGATTGACTTCTTCAGTACTAAGTGTTTGGGTATGGCTATCGGCGTAAGTGATGGAGATCATTTCATCACCGGGCTTAGGCGCTTGGATATAACAAATAATATCACTGGCTAGATTGATTGATGGGTTATGTATTGCGAGGTAGATCGTGTCTGTGTTAGATGCTGTCATATCCATGTAACGGTTGTGAAGTGATTTTGATGACGTTGATTCTAGGGCAGAAGTGGTTGTGTCATCAGGCTGTTTTGTGAGCATGATTTGCGGGGTTTGATAGTTATCATCGCTGATAACGGTTGTTGCTTTGATGTTTGGTTCTTTGTTGCCGATACCAATGAGCCCGATTGCAGCTAAGCCAATCACAAATCCTCCGACAACTGTCAGAGAAGTTTTCACCCAAATACCTGATGTTGCAGCGGCTACAGAGGCTGTAGCTGCTGATGATGTTGTCGAGGAGAAAAGTGACAGTTTGCCAAGTTGTGTGGCCAAAGTTAATGGAACCGCTTGAGCTTCGTATTGTGTGAGAAGAATTAATAATGGTGATATTGACATGACGATGCCACGAGATTGCAACTTCTTACGTAATTCTTCAATTGCATGCTTCATACGCCGGGACATGGTTGCGGGGGAGAGATGATGTGTTTCAGAAAGTTCCCGTTGCGATTTGCCCATCAGGAAGTGATCAATCAGAATGATGCGCATTTCCTCAGGCATGTCTGCGATCGTTTGATCGAGTTGTGGGAAAACGTCCGCCCATTCAGCTGGTGTTAAGTTTCGCTTTCGTTCCAACTCAGCTTGATACGCTTGCTCACGCGAGCGGCGAGCTGTATTGGAGCGAAGCATATCCAAACAAAGATGGGTAGCTGCTCGATGAAGCCAGGCCGGCAGACAGCGAGAAACCTGCTCGGGTTTTCGCATCAGCCGATAAAATGTTTCTTGGGTCGCGTCTTCTGCAAGAGAGCGATCCGTGAGAACTCGTGAACAGGTATTGTAAACCAGCGCGGAGTATCGCCGCATGATTGCATCGAACGCTTGTGCGTCCCCTTTCTCGCGGTAAAGTGCGAGCAACTCCAAGTCAGCGGTATTATCGGCTTGAGTACTTGTCATGTTAATTCTCGTTCTATGACGCCTGTCTGTGTCCTGTGAGTGATGCCCTTTGCGCATGCGAGCTGTCTAGGCTTAGTTTACACGATGTGGCTATTAATAAAGACGGAGTACTCAATAAACCGTTTCATATTAATAGAGATATGAGTTTGATTTCGCCTACCGGTATTTGTGCCGTATTGCACGGCAGGTAGCTATAACCAATTGTATATTAAGAGGTAACGTTGAAGATACTCGTCACTGGGGCCACAGGTTATATTGGTGGAAGGCTGGTGCCTAAGCTATTGGCTGCAGGGCACCAAGTGCGCATATTGGTGCGTGATGCTTCACGCATTTCGGAGAGAGATTGGACAGATCAAGTTGAAATTGCAGAGGGTAATCTGTTTGATCGAGAAAGTATGACCCAAGCACTGACAGGCATCGAAGCGGCTTATTATTTAGTTCATTCGATGTGGGAGGGTAAAGGTTTTGAAACCAAAGATCGTGAGGCCGCTAATCTTTTTGTTTCGATATGTCAGGAACAGATTGAGCAAGGGGCGAATCAACTCACACATATTGTGTATCTAGGCGGGTTACAACCTGCGCCCGATCGGCAATCACGATTGCCCGTTGTCGTGAGTCGGCATCTGCAAAGTCGTGCTGAGGTAGGACAGATTTTGCGTGATGGATTGCCAGATCTCGTGACAGAATTTCGTGCTGGCCCTGTTATTGGTTCTGGCAGTGCATCTTTTGAGATGGTTCGTTATCTTACCGAGCGTCTTCCTGTTATGGTCGCACCACGATGGATATCCAATCCTGTACATCCAATCAGCATTCGAAACATTCTTGATTATCTAGTTGCAGCAGTGGCATGTGAACCTGTTGGTATTGTAGATGTCGGTGCAGATCGCCTCACCTTTAAGCAGATGATGAATATCTATGCGAAAGTTAGAGGATTGCGCCGTATTATCATCCCTGTTCCTGTTCTAACACCTGGGCTTGCATCTCATTGGGTTGGTCTGGTCACTCCTATCCCCAATAAACTTGCAAGACCATTGATTGAAGGCGTGATTGAGCCGCTTAATCTTCAAAATAATCAAGCAGAAAAATGTTTCCCAGAAATTACCGTGATGAAGTATGAGGAAGCTGTACGTCGCGCGATTCATCGAATTGAAGAAAGTGATGTCGATACGCGTTGGAGTGATGCACTTAATCTGAAGGATTTGCCTGCGGAGGTTGCTGAGCTCAAAGACTGGGAAGGGATAAGCACCGAGGTTAGGCGAATTCAGGTGAATGCATCGGCTGAACAGATCTATCGTGTGGTTAGTTCTCTGGGAGGTGAGACAGGCTGGCTTGTTTGGGAATGGGCTTGGTGGATTCGTGGTGCACTAGATCGTGCTGTAGGTGGGCCTGGCTTGCGTCGTGGTAGGCGTGACCCGCATCGAGTTTTGCCTGGCGAAGCAATTGATTTTTGGCGTGTTGAATTAGTTGAAGAACCGCGGTTATTACGACTTCGTGCAGAAATGAAACTTCCAGGCAAGGCATGGCTGCAATGGGACATCAAACCTGAGGACAATCAAACCTGCACACTTATACAGACCGCAATGTTTGAACCCAAAGGTTTGCTCGGCACCCTCTATTGGTACTCACTCTATCCAATTCATCGATTCATTTTTACCGATATGATCGAAGCAATCGCAAAACATGCAGAATCAAAAACCAGTTAAACATTCATGGCGATATTCTTTGTATTGACCATGCGCCTTGTTCATCCTGTGAATACAGTAAACGATCATGCAGCCGATTGGTTCTGCCCTGCCAAAATTCAATTTTGACCGGCTTTACACAATATCCACCCCATTCTTCTGGCCGCTCAATTTCTCTATCCGCAAATAGATCTTCAAGTGTTTCGAGTTCAGACTCTAAGACCTTGCGATTCGCGATAGGTTTACTCTGTTCTGATGCCATGGCTCCAAGTTGCGACCCCTTCGGCCGACTTAAGAAATACTCATCCGATTGTTCTTCTGAAACCTTACTCACGCCACCTAAGATCTTGACTTGTCTTTCAAGCGCAGGCCAATAAAAAACCAACGTTGCGTATGGGTGCTCTTCCAGTTGCTGTCCTTTGGTTGAACGATAGTTTGTATAAAATACAAACCCTCTCTGATCAAACGATTTCATCAGCACAATTCGAGCGTCCGGCATTCCCGACGGATCAACCGTTGCCAGCGTCATCGCATTCGGCTCAAACCATTCACCTTTATTAGCAGTCAACGCTTCATCAAACCACTTACGAAATTGCTCGATCGGATCTGCATTTGCATCCCGTTTTCGTAATGAACCCATGTCAAAGTCTCGTCGCATCGCATCTATCGACATTCTCAATACTCCCGCCCTCAGCGTAATAGCTGAGTGATATACATTTGTGAATCAACTGCATTATCTTAAGAAAAAAAAAGCTCGCCGTCAGCAAGGCTAACCAAATAGTGATGTCGGAGAGATGAATGACGGTTCGTCACGCGCAGCCGAATTAACTTCCGTGGATACAGGGTAATATGTCATCTCATCAGCAGGGTAGGGCGCTAAAATACTATCTAAACCTTTCGCCGTCTGATTATCCGCGTCTAACCATTGGTTATATTTTTCGCGGGGTACAATCACAGGCATCCGTTCATGCAACTCGCCAACAATTTCATTCGCCTTTGTTGTGATGATCGTGACCGTATCCACCTCAGCTCCGCCCGGATCCAAATATGTGTCCCACAAGCCCGCGAAAGCAAAAAGTGAGTCATCCAGCATTTTGATATAATGCGGCGTTTTTTTGCCCTTAACGATCTGTTTCCATTCATAAAATCCCGAGGCCGGTATCAAGCACCGCTTCAGTTTATAAAGCCCGCGAAATGATGGTTTTTCACGTAACGTTTCCGCACGCGCATTAATCATTTTCGTTCCGATTGACGGGTCCTTCGTCCATGAAGGGATCAACCCCCAATACGCATACGCAATCTCACGTTTTTTGGTGTCAAGATCCGTCCGAGCTATAGGTATGGGCTGTGTTGGCGCAATGTTATATCTCGGCTTTAAGTAAAACGATAACGCCACCTTAAGCATCGCTTCAAGTGCTCGTTCTTCATGTGTTAATACATATCGTCCACACATACCCGTATTATACGCGGACAGTGGAACTCAAAGATCTATTTTTTGGTGTGTGTTGCTTTTTTCAAAGCAGAAATTTCATGAGCTGTTAACAGTCTGAATGAACCGTTCGCGACACCCTTCAACCTTAATGGCCCAATCCCAACACGCTTCAATTTCCGTACGTTATAACCAAGCTGGGCTAGTAGCCTACGGATTTCGCGGTTTTGACCTTCTTTCAATGAAATACCAATGGTCGTCCGGTCACCGCGGAATCGGTCGCGCTCAACCCCCAAAATTTTGACAGACAAGGCCGATGCTTTTTTCGATTTTGGCGCGTTCCACGAAGTAGCCGATTGGTTGGCAAGGAACAACCCTTTTTTCATTCGAGCAGCATCTTCTTCTGTCAGCCGCCCTTTAATCTTTACCTGATATTGCTTGATGATCTCATACCGCGGGTGCGTTAATTTGTTCGCCATCTCACCATCATTGGTCAGCAAGATCAGGCCGGTTGAATCCGCATCCAGTCGGCCCACAGGAAACAGTCTTGGATTGCCGGGGATGTTGACAAGATCAATCACACGACGTCGACCTTCCGGGTCGTCATTCGTGGAAATCACACCCTTCGGCTTGTTCAGCATCACATAAAATTTCCGCCCCTTTGTTGCTTTCAGTTTGGGCGTATTGATTGGCTCCCCAAATACTTCAATCCGATCTTTTTCCGGATCAACCCAAGCCGGTAACGTCGTTACTTTTTCGCCATTGACCATGACCCGCCCCTGCTCAATTAACGCCTCACAATCGCGCCGAGACGCCACACCAGCCTCTGCCATCGCCTTCTGCAAACGTATGCCACGTGAAGCATCGGTATAACTGTTGGATTTCTGCTTAGCAGTTTTCTTTTTCGATGTCTTCTTTTTGGTATTCCCCGGTGCTTTACTTGGGGTCGCGCTTTTTGCTGCAGCTTCTTTTTGGTTCGCTTTTTTCTTAGCAGCTTTTCGATCCGCCTCATTGCGCGTGATCATATCCGCAATAGATTCAGCACCTTTTTTAACAGGCGCATTGCGACGGAACGTATTATCTGATTGAGTCATGTTGAAATGCTTTTGTTTCCCGCATTTGAGCTGTAATTTCCAGACTTCACTTTTTGCACTTCATTGAATGCAAAGCTCCGTCTGCAAATTTTTACAACTTCCGGGGGGGAGCGGCGATTCACATCGCGGCTGTCAGGTTAGTCATATTGCCAGCCCATTGCAGGCCAGCCAGTCAAATATTGTAGCCCATTCAACCACCAAAACGAAATCCCCTCTTCCGCAGCAATGTTTACTGTATTGCAGCCTACCTCAGAATTAATCGAATTCATCACCTTTAAACGTCGAACCGAGGTACAGCTTCCTCACTTGCTCATTATTGATAATCTCTTTGGGTGTTCCCTCTGCGAACACATTCCCCTCGAAAATCACATACACCCGATCACACACCGACAAAATATGTTGCACGTTATGGTCTGTGACCAGCATCGCAATATTCTGCTCATCTCTCAGCCGCCGAATCTCACGCTGTAAATCCTCAACCGCCACCGGATCCACCCCACTAAACGGCTCGTCCAGTAGAATCAATTGCGGCTCCGTAATCAGCGCTCTCGCAATCTCCAACTTGCGGCGTTCACCGCCCGACAATGTTCTTGCCGGCTGTTTCCTCGTCTTCGTTAGATCAAACTGCGTCATCAGCTCTTCAGCCTTCTCACGCTGCTGAGCCCGTGTTAATGGCCGTGTCTCCAAAATAGCCATCAAATTATCCTGAACCGACAGCCGCTGGAAAATCGAAGGCTCCTGAGATAGATACCCCATCCCCCGCTGCGCTCGTTGATACATCGCCAGCTTTGTTACATCTTGACCATCAAAAATGATTTGCCCCGAGTCCGGCGTCAGCATTCCCACCGTCATCCTAAAGCTCGTTGTCTTCCCCGCACCATTACGCCCCAGCAATCCGACGATCTCACGTTCGGATACATCAAACGACACATCATTCACGACCGTGCGGCCCGTGAACGTCTTCATCAAGTTGTTGACTTTCAGAATATACATCTCAACTCCACATCATACACCCATGCCGCCATCATGACACCCCTTCCTATCAATCACTTTAAACCTTGTGGATGAAACAGCTTGCATTATTAACTCTCTGGGGAAATTATCACGCATCGCTTGCCACCTCTCTGGTACAATGCACATCTGCCTGCTTGTCTTCCCTAGACCCTGAATCAGGAGCCGAATCATGCCCGCAGCATCTCGCTTTTTGTCTATCACCGCTTTAGCCACCTCACTTCTCGTCGGCTGCGTCACACAGGAATCCGTTAATATGAAATCTGCGAACCCTTCTTCCGCATCCACACAATCCACACCCCTCGTCCCCCCCGCGCGTCCAGAGATCAGCACAGGCCATCTCCAAACGCTCATGCAATCCACACCAGAAAAATTCGTACCCATCCTCGCAACACCCGAAACCTTTCGTGCTCAAGCACTCCTCTCCATCATCCAACCCGATGGCTCCATCACCCGCCACGGCTACCGTCTAGATGCCGAATATTTCTATCCTGCTTCCACCATCAAAGCCTTCGCTTCTGTTGCCGCACTCATTCGCCTCCATGAACTCAATCAGCAAGACAACATCTCACTCACTCCGCAAACTCCCTTGGCGATCCATCCACTTTTCTCCGATGAAACCTACCAGTTCGAGGATGCTTTCAACCTCAACGAAGGCAAGAAGACCATCGAACACGAGATCCGCCGTACGCTACTTGTTTCTTCCAACTCCGCCTTCAATCACCTTTTCGAGTTTGTCGGTCAGCAGCGCATCAACGAACTCGCCAACGAATACGGCCTCGATCAAACCTTCTACATGCACCGCCTCGCAGAATTCCGTTCAATTGCTGAAAATCAAACCTCACCGCAAATCGATTTCCATCTCCCGAAAGATAAAATCCACACCGTTCCTGTCCGGAAAAGTTCACTCGTATTCGAAAACACGCTCCCCGGCACAAAAATCGGTGTAGGCTTCCAAAATGCCGATGGCTCCATCACTCCCGGCCCACTCGATTTTAAAAATAAAAACCGCGCCTCACTCCGTGATCTGCAAGATGTTCTCATCAAAATCGCATGCCCCAACGTCGACCTCGGCACACCTCCCTTCAAACTAACCGACGCTGACCGCCAAATTCTATTAGACGCCCTCAGCACCTACCCACTCAACTCCAAATCACCTAAATACACCAAAGAAGACATAGGCAATTGGTACGGTGACGCACAGTTCATTCCAGGCCTCCTCCGCATCGATCCCGATCGCGATAATTGGCTTGTCTACGAAAAATCCGGCCAAGCTTGGGCCACAACCCTCGAAAACGCAGTCATCATCCACAAACCCACCGGCATCACCTTCGCTCTCACTGCCTCCATCTACACCAATAAACGCAATATCCTCAACACCGATGATTACGAATACAAATTCGCCGACGCTTTCTTCGAAGACCTTGGCGAAGTCGTAGCCAAATCCCTCATCAAACAGTAAACACTCCGCAAACAGATCACTTATAAGCCTCGCCTCATCGCGAGGTTTTTTTCTGACACTTCATTTCATACCCGTCTATAATCTCGATACCCAAACACAAAGGGCGGGACATGCCTGAAGATTCACAAGAACTAAACATCCTTATCGTCGCCGACAACGCTTCCGCAACCTTCGGCGGCGAAGCCATCCTGCCGCTTCACTACTTTTCATTCCTTCGCAAGCAAAACCACAACACCCATCTCCTCGTCCACGAACGATGCAAGAATGAACTCACCGCTCTCTTCCCAAATGATCTTGATCGCCTTCACTTCATCCCCGATACTTTCCTTCACAAATTTTTCTGGCGACTCGGCATGCCCCTCCCTTATCGCATCCGCAACTTCACCACAGAGCTCATCACGAATCTCCTGACGCAATTCCTCCAACGCCGACGCGCTAAACAACTCATCAAAACCCATCAGATCAACATCGTCCACCAGCCCACGCCAGTCTCTCCCAAACAACCCTCCTTCTTATTCTCACTGGCACCAAAAAATCAAACTAAAATTATTCTTGGCCCTATGAATGGCGGTATGGACTACCCGTCTGCATTCAAATCACGTAATAAAAACGCGAAACTCGAATCCACATTCATTAAAACGGCTCGTCTATTCAGCGCTTTGGCTAACACCATCATACCCGGCAAACTCCACGTCAACCTTCTCCTCGTTGCAAACCAGCGCACCCACGACGCGCTCCCCGCCAACGTGAAACGCAAACTGCACGAGCAAATTATCCATCTCCACGAAAACGCAGTCATCCCCGAACATTGGCCACCCATCGACTGGTCATTAAAAGCATTTCCTGAAAAGCACAACAACCTCCCCACACTCAACATCGTCTTTCTAGGCCGTCTTCAATTCCTCAAAGCCGTTGACACACTCATCGACGCCATTCAACAAATCCGCGATCGCGCTCATATCACACTCCACATCATCGGCGACGGTGAAGCCCGGTCTTCCCTCGAACAGCAAACCCAGTCCCTCAATCTGACATCCCAAATTACCTTTCATGGCTTCATCCCTCAGCAACAATGCGCATCCATCCTTCAGAACGCCCACGCACTCTGCCTGCCCAGCATCCATGAATGTGGCGGCGCTGTTGTTCTCGAAGCCATGTGTATGCAGCTCCCAACCATCGTTGCCGACTGGGGCGGTCCCGCCGATTACGTCACGCCAAACACAGGCTTCAAAATCCCCGTCACCTCACGCGATACCCTCGTCATCGGCATCGCCGACGCGCTGCTCAACCTTGCCAACAATCCGTCATTGGTTCAAACCCTTGGCGAAGCAGGCCGCCAACGCGTTCTCTCCGAATTCAATTGGCCAAACAAAATCAACCAGATCCTCAACCTATATCAATCTTTAATGACAGATCAAAGATAGCCATAAACTTCAAGCCCACGACCGCTGGTCGTGGGGTGTACTTCTACTCATACTTCAATTGTCTGCAAAGCAGTCATCAATCTTAAACCTTAACATACAAAAAAGCAGGTCTTTCGACCTGCTCAGCATTCAATCATTTTTAACGATGTATCAGTTACTTCGCTTCCGCAAAGCGCCTTGAAACCTCGTTCCAGTTCACCACATCAAAGAATGACTTGATGTAGTCCGGGCGGCGGTTCTGGTAGTTCAGGTAATAAGCATGCTCCCATACGTCTAACCCAAGGATAGGTACGCAGCGGCAATCGCCATCTTTGCACCCACACTCAGACAGCCACGTTGCGTTCGCATATTCACCCATCCGAGGATTGTTCTGATTGGGTGTCGAACAAATACACAACCCGCTGCTGCAGCCACACAACCAGGCCCAGCCACTCCCAAAACGCGTTGCCGCAGCCTTCGCGAACAGCTCTTTGAACGCATCCATCGAACCAAACGATTTGTCAATCGCAGCCTTCAGCTCAGCCGACGGCTCGCCGCCCTGACCCTTCGGCGCCAATATCGTCCAGAACAACGAGTGGTTCGCATGACCCCCGCCGTTGTTAATCACCGCCGTCCGCTTCGCGTCCGGAATATTATCCAGATTGCTGATCAATTCACAGATACACTCTGGCGCCGTAATCCCCTCTAACGCCGCGTTTAAATTTGCAACATAAGCCGCATGATGCTTCCCATGATGGATCTCCATCGTCTTCGCATCAATCGCAGGTTCCAACGCATTCAATGCGTACGGTAATTCAGGCAGTTCAAAAGCCATCGTGATATCTCCTTGTGCTCAACTCAGGCGTTTGGTTTCTCGTAATGCCCCACCGCCAATCATAACGCTGAGGTGATATAAAAAACGAGTTTAGGGGTGCCAGTACCACTGGTCAAGATAGTCATCATCACACATAGGCATAACACCTAATCAGACATTAGTATCTTCTTTACACAGTAAAAACACGCTTTTTCTCGCTTGATTAACACCTAACACCCCTTAATGATTCCCTGTAAGTATATAACCAGACATAAATTTTCTTGCATACGTCTTGGTTATATGAAAATGATTCATTAATGGCAGTTGCCGGAACATCCTTTCGGCCTGACTCGTTTTAACAAGAGAAGACGCTTACCTTTTCGCGCAAGCCTTTTCGGAACGATCGAATACGTGGGGTTTTGTCAGTTCAAAACCATTCGATCCGCGTGGGTTGCAATCAACGTAGTTCAAATCGGCTCGCAGTTTCGCCGCCGATTGCAATGAGAAAGGTGTAGCTTTAATGGTTACTCGTATTACGCGCAAAGACATCCAGGAAAAAGACGCACAGAACGTTCCTAAAACCTCAACACCAAACGTTACACTCGAATATGAGGTGCCGCATCGACTCGAATTCACACCCGGCCGTCGAACCATCGGCCCCGATGAAGAGCAAACCATCCGGTATATCTTTATCAATAAATACGAATACATCGATAACGAACTCTTTAAACACAAACCCAGCATTGCTGAAAAGAAAATCTTTGTCGACGCGCCATCCATCGAACTCCCCGATACAAGCTGGTACCACCCCGTCATGGACAACTTCGTCTCTGACAGTCGTGTAAACAAAAACGTTGGCACTGTCCTCCTCACCGGTGAAGAAGAACGTATCCTCTTCATTCAGTTCAACTACTGTCGGCTTCGTGTTTGCAAAATCCGTGACAAACTCAAAAAAAATCTCGATAAACCCATCAAAACAGAAACCGCTGTCGAACTCCTCGAATGGCACAACCGCGCCGAAGCCCTCCGAGATCAAATCGCGCAAACAAACCTCGCGCTTGTTCTCGCGATGGCCAAGCGCACCCGCATGAGTGAAGTCGATTTCGCCGACCTTGTCTCCGAAGGCAACATGGCTCTCCTCCGCGCTGTCGATAAATTCGACGCCGCACGCGGCTTCAAATTCTCCACCTATGCTTGCCGTGCCATCCTCAAAGCATTCTCGCGTTCTGGCGTTAAACTCTCCAAATACCGCCAACTCTTCCCCACAGCCTTCGACCCAGCACTCGAACGCTCTAACTTTCAGGAAGAAAAGAACGCCTCTCACGAAATGGATTGCGTCGACGAGGTTCACAAAATCCTTGAGGATAACCGCGCCGAACTCTCCGACATCGAAGTCGAAGTCATCAAGCATCGTTTCGGTATCGATAAACAACCCATAGGCGACGAAGAGCCCAAAGGTATGACCCTCGAGCAAGTCGGTAAGGTCATCGGCGTGACCAAAGAACGTGTCCGCCAAATTCAAAACAAAGCCCTCGTAAAAATCCGCTCATCACTCGAAACCGACTTCCTTGAGTAAGCTCGCCTTGCGATTGCTTCAATAACATCACAGAACATTCTTCCCTCGGGCTGACTTCCCAGAAGTCAGCCTTTTTCTTCATCCCCTTCTCAATGATATAATGCATCCTTAACCGCAACCTCAACCAAAGGCCGCATCATGAGCGAACCAAGACCCGACTGGGATACCTATTTTTTAACCCTCGCCAAAGAAGTAGCCAAACGCTCACCCGATCCCTCAACCAAGCACGGCTGCGTCATCGTCGATACCGACAAACGCGTCGTCTCCACCGGTTACAACGGCCCCGTTTCCGGCCTTCCCAATGAGCTCGTCCCACTCACACGCCCCGAAAAATACGACTGGTTCATACACGCCGAAGATAACGCCGTAGCTTTCGCACGTTGCAACCTCTCCGGCGCTACCGCCTACGTCACCGGCCAGCCCTGTGCCCCATGCTTTCGCCGCCTCCTCCAAGTTGGCATCACCCGCATTGTCTTCGGTGCCGTCCAGTCCGCATGCATCAACGACAACGAAACCGAAGCATGCAAAGTCATGGCCAAAAACAAACACGTCGAAGTCGTCTGTCTCGACCAATAACCCCTCACCCGAAAAATGTCACCCCTAATTCATCCCCAAGCCCATGACCGCTGGTCATGGGGTGTCGTGCAACCTCATCCTCAATCGCCTGCAATCTACAACAACCAGCGAGCCTCCCTCCCACATAATCCTCCTTGCTCACTATTCACACACCCAGCATTTCGTTCCCCCGATAATCTTCACGGTCATCGTCACCTATCATTCGCGCTTTCTCTACATGCTTTCCGCATCTCGCCTTTAAGACGCTAACGGCCGTACCCTTATCAGCCGAGCTTTAACAATGAGGCCCTCAAGTTCTCATTTCTCTAATCAAGGGATTGTCCATGTGGTTTCGTTTCTCACACGTTACGCTCATCGCAACTGATTGGCGTAAACTCTCGCAGTTTTACGTCGATGCCCTCGGCTGCGAAATCACGTACCCCGAGATCAACCTCGCTGGCCCTTGGCTTGACTCCGCCACCGGCATCAAAAACACACGCATCCGAGGTGTCAACCTCAAACTTCCCGGTTTGGATACCGCCAAAAACGGTGGCCCCTACATGGAAATTCTTCAATACACACCCGCGAAAAAATTACAGACCGAATCTATCAACACACCAGGTTCCGGCCAAATCGCGTTTGAAGTCGAAGACGTTAAGATCGCCGCGCAAACATTAGCAAGCCTCGGCGCTTTGCCGCTCGGTAAATTCGAAAACATCTTCATGCCCGGTGTCGGCAACGTTCGGTTCCAATACTTTCATGACCCCGAAAAAAACCTCATCCAACTCATGCGGTGGGATCGAATCTAATGCTCAAATAGTTTGATCGCCGTATTAAAAAAGGCTCACACATAAACGTGTGAGCCTTTGTTTTTAAAAGTACAGATTAATACCCAAGCACCTTATCAATCCGATTGAGTACATCTTCACTCAAATCATCCATCTCCAGCACCTTCACATTTTCTTCAATCTGACTTAGCCTGCTCGCTCCAATCAACGCGCTCGTCACACGCTTGTCACGCAGTACCCATTTAAGTGACATCTGCGCCAAGCTCATCCCACATTCTTCTGCAATCGAATTCAGTTGTTGCAGTTTCCCAACCATCTCTTCCGTCACCGCACTCTCTTGCAAGAACCCATCCGGGTCAGCCGCACGCGAATCTTTAGGCACGCCATTCAAATACTTATTCGTCAACAATCCCTGAGCCAGCGGGCAGAACACTATCACCCCAAAGCCAATATCATCTGCCGCATCTAACAACCCATCCTCAATCCACCGATCCATCATGTGGTACAGCGGCTGATGAATCGTCAAAGGCACTCTCCCGCCTCTTA contains these protein-coding regions:
- a CDS encoding SDR family oxidoreductase; the protein is MKILVTGATGYIGGRLVPKLLAAGHQVRILVRDASRISERDWTDQVEIAEGNLFDRESMTQALTGIEAAYYLVHSMWEGKGFETKDREAANLFVSICQEQIEQGANQLTHIVYLGGLQPAPDRQSRLPVVVSRHLQSRAEVGQILRDGLPDLVTEFRAGPVIGSGSASFEMVRYLTERLPVMVAPRWISNPVHPISIRNILDYLVAAVACEPVGIVDVGADRLTFKQMMNIYAKVRGLRRIIIPVPVLTPGLASHWVGLVTPIPNKLARPLIEGVIEPLNLQNNQAEKCFPEITVMKYEEAVRRAIHRIEESDVDTRWSDALNLKDLPAEVAELKDWEGISTEVRRIQVNASAEQIYRVVSSLGGETGWLVWEWAWWIRGALDRAVGGPGLRRGRRDPHRVLPGEAIDFWRVELVEEPRLLRLRAEMKLPGKAWLQWDIKPEDNQTCTLIQTAMFEPKGLLGTLYWYSLYPIHRFIFTDMIEAIAKHAESKTS
- a CDS encoding pseudouridine synthase, with the translated sequence MTQSDNTFRRNAPVKKGAESIADMITRNEADRKAAKKKANQKEAAAKSATPSKAPGNTKKKTSKKKTAKQKSNSYTDASRGIRLQKAMAEAGVASRRDCEALIEQGRVMVNGEKVTTLPAWVDPEKDRIEVFGEPINTPKLKATKGRKFYVMLNKPKGVISTNDDPEGRRRVIDLVNIPGNPRLFPVGRLDADSTGLILLTNDGEMANKLTHPRYEIIKQYQVKIKGRLTEEDAARMKKGLFLANQSATSWNAPKSKKASALSVKILGVERDRFRGDRTTIGISLKEGQNREIRRLLAQLGYNVRKLKRVGIGPLRLKGVANGSFRLLTAHEISALKKATHTKK
- the pdxH gene encoding pyridoxamine 5'-phosphate oxidase, encoding MRMSIDAMRRDFDMGSLRKRDANADPIEQFRKWFDEALTANKGEWFEPNAMTLATVDPSGMPDARIVLMKSFDQRGFVFYTNYRSTKGQQLEEHPYATLVFYWPALERQVKILGGVSKVSEEQSDEYFLSRPKGSQLGAMASEQSKPIANRKVLESELETLEDLFADREIERPEEWGGYCVKPVKIEFWQGRTNRLHDRLLYSQDEQGAWSIQRISP
- a CDS encoding RNA polymerase sigma factor, producing the protein MTSTQADNTADLELLALYREKGDAQAFDAIMRRYSALVYNTCSRVLTDRSLAEDATQETFYRLMRKPEQVSRCLPAWLHRAATHLCLDMLRSNTARRSREQAYQAELERKRNLTPAEWADVFPQLDQTIADMPEEMRIILIDHFLMGKSQRELSETHHLSPATMSRRMKHAIEELRKKLQSRGIVMSISPLLILLTQYEAQAVPLTLATQLGKLSLFSSTTSSAATASVAAATSGIWVKTSLTVVGGFVIGLAAIGLIGIGNKEPNIKATTVISDDNYQTPQIMLTKQPDDTTTSALESTSSKSLHNRYMDMTASNTDTIYLAIHNPSINLASDIICYIQAPKPGDEMISITYADSHTQTLSTEEVNRLILTQEKRTLNDLLKDDSIPSIIY
- a CDS encoding SOS response-associated peptidase; the protein is MCGRYVLTHEERALEAMLKVALSFYLKPRYNIAPTQPIPIARTDLDTKKREIAYAYWGLIPSWTKDPSIGTKMINARAETLREKPSFRGLYKLKRCLIPASGFYEWKQIVKGKKTPHYIKMLDDSLFAFAGLWDTYLDPGGAEVDTVTIITTKANEIVGELHERMPVIVPREKYNQWLDADNQTAKGLDSILAPYPADEMTYYPVSTEVNSAARDEPSFISPTSLFG
- the lptB gene encoding LPS export ABC transporter ATP-binding protein; this translates as MYILKVNNLMKTFTGRTVVNDVSFDVSEREIVGLLGRNGAGKTTSFRMTVGMLTPDSGQIIFDGQDVTKLAMYQRAQRGMGYLSQEPSIFQRLSVQDNLMAILETRPLTRAQQREKAEELMTQFDLTKTRKQPARTLSGGERRKLEIARALITEPQLILLDEPFSGVDPVAVEDLQREIRRLRDEQNIAMLVTDHNVQHILSVCDRVYVIFEGNVFAEGTPKEIINNEQVRKLYLGSTFKGDEFD